In Candidatus Zymogenaceae bacterium, the genomic window CCCGCGTCCAGATAATTGCGGGCGACTATGCCGGAGATGGGCGCCCTGACGGTCACAGGCATATAGACGTCCCACGTCTCCTGACGCTGGAGGGTGACCAGTATCTGGCCCTTCCGCACGGCGTCCCCTTCGTCGCAATGATACGAAATGATCGTGCCTGCTGCGACGCTGTAGACCTCCGCCTCGGCGAGGGCATGGATATCTCCGGTATAAAAGAGGGTGTCCTTGATTGTTCCGGGGGAGACCTCGCTTACGGCGACCGGCGTGCTGTCCCCGCCGGGAGCAAATCCGGGAGGAAACCCCTGGGGGGTGTGATTGAGGACAAACCTGACAATCGCCAGCACGATCATCAGTACGATGATGACCGCCGCCCCGATCTTTACATACGTCTTTTTTTCCATAATTCCGGGAGCCTTCCTTGCTTCTCCATGTAACCGCTCTCTGTGCCTCCGTCGGCGGATGCGTCACGGAACGTCATACATCACAAAGTCGACGCCCACGATCATTTCCAGCCGGGCCAGCGCCTCCTCATAGCCGTACAGAGCGGTGTAATAGTTTACCAGGGCGTCGGTCAGCGACAGCTGGGCGTCCAGCAGCTCAAGGAGGGTGTCGATGCCGTTCTGATAGCGAATCTCCGCGATCTCAAGATTCTTCCGCGCAAGCTCGATGTTCTTCTCCTGCAGCTCGATGACCTTCTTCGCCTCCGTAAGATCCAGGTATGCGGTCGAGACGTTCAGCCTGATCTGGCGTTCCGCCTCTTCCCGGGCGATCTTCGTCTGCTCATACTGCGCCTTCGCCTGTTTTGTCTTCGCCGTCGCCACTAAAAACTCCGATATGGGAAATTCGACCATCACCCCTGCGGTGAACTCCCAGTCGTCCTTATTGAAACTGACATCGAACGTGTCGCTGTTCGAGTAATCATAATTGGCGAAGGCGCTGACCGTCGGAAAGAACTCACCGACGGTCATATTCAGGTTCTTCTTGGCGATGTTTTCGTTGAGCTTCGCCAGTATCAGCTCGGGGCTTTCCGTCTCTGCGATCAAGAGATACTCCTCCAGGGTCAGCTCCCTCGATTCCACAGGAAAGCTCCCGTCGATGTCGATAGGCTGGGTGATATCGACGGCAAGGAGCATCTTGAGATCCTCCAGCGCCGTGGAGAGACTGTTCTCGGCCTGTATCAGCGACGTCTCCGTATTGATCAGCTCCACCTCGATGCGCATCAACTCGTATTGGGAAACGAGGCCGTTTGCGAATTTGTTCCGGGTAATCTCGACGTTTCGTGTAATCACCTCCAGCTCCTCGGTCCGCATGGCTGTCTCCTCCCGGGCAAGCAGCACCGAGTAGAAGGCCGTCTTCGTCTCATAGATGATGCTCCCCACGCTGCTTCGGAACTCCTCCAGGGCGAGGTCCTTCTGGAGATATGATGTATTGATGCCCCAGAGCGTCCTTCCACCGGTAAACACGGGGATAGAGGCGCTGAGCCCCAGGGTGTAGCTTTCACTGTAGGACGAGCCGCCGCCCGACAATCTGGAGGAGCCGGCCGTGAAATCGGTGTAGGTGTATCCCCCGTTGGCGCCGACAGACAGGATGTCGGCCCAGGTTTCAAGCACCACCCCCGAGGCAACTTTTATCTCCTCGGCGGCGATACGGATATCGGCGGATCGCTTGAGGGCGATCTCCAGACATTCGTCCAGGGTATAGGTGAAGGTCGGCTTTTCTTCCTGTGCACAGACCGCACGGGGAAAGACCACACAGAAAGAGACCCACACGATATATATCAATATGCTGTATTTTTTCACGATCTTCTCCTTTTCACATCGCCGATACATCGGCACAGGATACAGATATGTGATTTTCGGCCTTTCACTCTCTTCGCCGTCAGTCAACGGTGAGATAGCTCTTGACCTGTTCCAGTCGGGAGGCTACCGCGAGCCATAGGATTATGCTCACCAGACCGGTACACAGGGTCAGCACCCCCAGCACGGGGACGAGGTTGTTCCAGTCGAGGGAAATCAACAGCATGCCGATGCTGCCGCAGATAATGCCGCAGAATCCGATCAGCGACGATGCAGATCCCGCGTCCTCCTTCTGCTGCTCAAGCAGCAGGTTCGTCCCCGGCGGGCGTACCATACCGCCGAAAATCGTCGTCGGGATGATTGAGGAGATCAACAGCCAGGGACTGACGGTGCCGAGACAGAGAATCAGCACGCCGCTGATGATGATCATGATGAAGCTCACCAGGATGAGCAGATTTCTCTCAAATCTCCTCGACAACAGCACATACAACAGCGGCCCGACGGGACAGAAAACGGCGTTCATAACGAAGAAGTAACTGAACTGCATCTCGGTCAATCCGAAATGCTCTATGAACACGTACGACGATCCGGCCACATACGCCATCATCGGAATTCCCATGACTGAGAAGACGGGGAGCAATATCGCAAAGCTTGGATTCTTAATGACGACGCCCAGCCGGCCCAGGGACTCGACGATCGTTCCCGTTTGCCGGGTACGCAACGTCTCCGTAATGGTGAGGGCGCCCAGGAATCCGGCAACCCCCAGCCCGGTCATCACCCAAAACACCCCCCGCCACGAGGTCCATTGCAAAATGATTGCGCCCGGAACGGGGGCAATAATCGGGGCCAGGAGCATCATGGATTGAACCACCGCCAGGATCGACTCCCGCCGGCGACCCGAATAGGTATCCTTGATGATGGCGATGGCCACGGCGGCCACCGCCCCGGAGCCCATCGCCTGGAAAATGCGAAAGACGATGAGCTGATGAATATCCACGGCGAACGCGGACAGGACGCTTGCCGCCGTATAGAGGCCGACGCCCACGAGCAGGATCGGTTTTCGACCGTATTTGTCGCTCAGCGGCCCCCAGAAAAGCGTTCCGATGCCGAAAAAGAAAAAAAACGCGATGATGGTCATGTTCACCTGAGACATGGGGGCGTCGAAGGATTCCGCCATGCCCGGCAGCGCCGGAAGATACAGATCGGTGGAAAAGGGAGTGAATGCAGAAAGATAGGCGAGAAGGTAAATCAAGCCTCTCCGTCCCAGTATGCGTTGTTCCGTTCTGTCCGTCAGTTCGCGTGATTCCATATCCGTATTATACCGCCTTTCGAATTCGTACCAACCAAAGAGAGTTCGTGATGCCCGAACAAACCGCGTCGTCCCCGATGGGACGGGTGCGATGGGGGAGCGCCCTTCGGAAGCATGCCGTATTCGGCACGCCTCCGAAATAGCGAACGCCGGGAACCCGGCACCGTCCTGAGACGATGAAACGGCCCCGTTCATGCTCAAGCCCTCTTTTTATGCCATTGTGAATGCACTAGCAACTCCGACTGCGGCACACAGGGATATACAATCTATACATTTCTGCTATATTGTATACTTCCCCGGGCAAAAAAAACCTCTCTTTTGATACGACAGAAACGGTATTACATCCGCTTCATTAGACGTTCCAAACAGACAAAAGGTTATGCAGTGGAGCTGAAAAACCACACGGTGCTCGTTTTACGCCGCCGTATGTCTCACGGCGATCCCGATCGACGGGGCAGGATGCCGTTGAACAGAAGCTCGAGCATCATCTCGATCTCCCGGTGTATCTCCTCGGCCGACTTCCTGTTCATCATCGACACCGCGCCGATGTCACGGGAGAAGCTTAAAACCCCCCTAACGGCGATGTCCATGTCTTGAATATCAAGGCTGCCGTCAGCCATCCCCTCGGCCAGTATCTTCTTGACTATCTCACCGTAGACGACGAACTGTCGGTGCATTCGCGCCCGGGGAATCGGCGGGAGGACGTCCAGTTCATCAAATCGAACCGATACGAAGAATTTTCTCATGCCGGTTATCTCGGCCAAAAGGAACGCCCTGAGCTTCTCGAACGGTCCCGTCTCCTGGGCCACGGCGAACTCGATACGTTTTGTGGTCTCTTCGAGTTCCTGGTCGAAGAGGGTATCGACGACATCATTGGTATTTTTAAAATATTTGTAAAATGTCGCTCGGGAGATACCGGCGTTATTGAGAATATCCTCAACCTTCAGCGACCAGAAGCCGTACGTGTTGCACAACTGATACGAGACATCGAGTATCTTGTCTCTCGTTTCTTTTCTCATGACACCGTAAATTTTACAATATAGACAAATTGTATGTATTGTTTACACTATTTCGAAAACAGCCACCTGTCAAGCGAAATAGTCTTCGGCAGCGTATCGACAGTACAGTATCTCGATACGGCATCAGGCGAGTGGGGTCATGTATCTGAAGAGCCTTATACATCCTGCTGGCGATCCGGGGTCGGTGGCGGATATGCGGAAGTGAAAAACAGACCCGGCTCCGACCCGAAACATTCACCGCCGCACGGGCGCACAGATGCGCCGGTGCGGCCGTCACGGGCTTTCCCCAAAATGCTGGGGTGTTCTGGGATATCTCGGTTGGAGGGAGAATTGTATCGTGTGAAAAAGGGGGGGGCTGTAATGAGACGCCCCCGGGCGGTGGGCATCTCCCATCATGCCGACCCCCTCCCGCCGCAGTGCGTTCGACGTCATATCCCGGCGGCCGGCATGTTTTTTCTGACGAACAACTGATGTGTTACATCACTCCGACGTGTCGGCGGGGAGTTTTGAGCTTACGTACTCCAGATAGACCTGATACTGTGTCTCATAGGGATTCATCTCCCGCGCACTTTCCAGGTATTCCCGGGCCGTCTCCCAGTCCTGAAGGGCGATATACGACAGCGCCAGTCGGAAAAAAAGCGTCTCATCGTCGCCGATGAGGTTGAGGGCCCGCTCGTAATTCTCAATGGCCAGATAATAGAGGCCCAGGGCATGATAGGTCACCCCGATATTATGATAGACGGTCACGTACGACGGATCCCGATCCAGCGATGCAGAAAACGCGTCGAGGGCGCCCTTGAAATCCCCCAGGTGATAGCGGGCGATACCCAGATAGTTGAAGACGTCCGGATCGTCCAGACGCACCTCAGCCGTCTCTTCGAAAAACAACGCCGCCTCGTCATAACGCCCCTCATCGATCAATTCCAGGCCCGGGGAAAGCAGTGGATCCACCTCTTCCTGGGCCGGTGCACCGGCGGCGAAGAGGCCCACGGCCAAGAGACCCGCGGCGGCCACACCAACGATTCCGGAAATGCGTTTGCCGGACGGGGCGGGACCATGAGAGAAAAATAATGTCATATCTCTTTACAGAAATTGATAATCCGTGCTACAGTAAATCATAAAACATCACCGGCCGATAAGTCAAGCCGGTTCACACGCAGAACGGATGGGACCCGGCCGTATCACGGAATATTCATCGGAAAAAAAACCATGACCGAAAAAAACAACTTCATCGTCAAGACCAATGACGCCAAGGCGGGGGACATTACCAAGGCCCTGAAAGCCGCCGGTGTGGACGTCGTAAGCGTCGCCCTGGTCCACAGCGAAACGTCCGAAACGGAGAACAACCAAGCGGCGGAATAGTCCGGGACCGATCCGACACCCGCTTGTCTCCGGGGGGAAGAGAGGGAGGAGGAATATGGGCGCTGATGCTACAAAAAAGGGGCAAAAGGGACCCGATATATGCCTCCACGGACGGCTGACCCGACGGGATTTCGTAGCCTGTG contains:
- a CDS encoding multidrug effflux MFS transporter translates to MESRELTDRTEQRILGRRGLIYLLAYLSAFTPFSTDLYLPALPGMAESFDAPMSQVNMTIIAFFFFFGIGTLFWGPLSDKYGRKPILLVGVGLYTAASVLSAFAVDIHQLIVFRIFQAMGSGAVAAVAIAIIKDTYSGRRRESILAVVQSMMLLAPIIAPVPGAIILQWTSWRGVFWVMTGLGVAGFLGALTITETLRTRQTGTIVESLGRLGVVIKNPSFAILLPVFSVMGIPMMAYVAGSSYVFIEHFGLTEMQFSYFFVMNAVFCPVGPLLYVLLSRRFERNLLILVSFIMIIISGVLILCLGTVSPWLLISSIIPTTIFGGMVRPPGTNLLLEQQKEDAGSASSLIGFCGIICGSIGMLLISLDWNNLVPVLGVLTLCTGLVSIILWLAVASRLEQVKSYLTVD
- a CDS encoding TetR/AcrR family transcriptional regulator, whose translation is MRKETRDKILDVSYQLCNTYGFWSLKVEDILNNAGISRATFYKYFKNTNDVVDTLFDQELEETTKRIEFAVAQETGPFEKLRAFLLAEITGMRKFFVSVRFDELDVLPPIPRARMHRQFVVYGEIVKKILAEGMADGSLDIQDMDIAVRGVLSFSRDIGAVSMMNRKSAEEIHREIEMMLELLFNGILPRRSGSP
- a CDS encoding TolC family protein encodes the protein MKKYSILIYIVWVSFCVVFPRAVCAQEEKPTFTYTLDECLEIALKRSADIRIAAEEIKVASGVVLETWADILSVGANGGYTYTDFTAGSSRLSGGGSSYSESYTLGLSASIPVFTGGRTLWGINTSYLQKDLALEEFRSSVGSIIYETKTAFYSVLLAREETAMRTEELEVITRNVEITRNKFANGLVSQYELMRIEVELINTETSLIQAENSLSTALEDLKMLLAVDITQPIDIDGSFPVESRELTLEEYLLIAETESPELILAKLNENIAKKNLNMTVGEFFPTVSAFANYDYSNSDTFDVSFNKDDWEFTAGVMVEFPISEFLVATAKTKQAKAQYEQTKIAREEAERQIRLNVSTAYLDLTEAKKVIELQEKNIELARKNLEIAEIRYQNGIDTLLELLDAQLSLTDALVNYYTALYGYEEALARLEMIVGVDFVMYDVP
- a CDS encoding tetratricopeptide repeat protein produces the protein MTLFFSHGPAPSGKRISGIVGVAAAGLLAVGLFAAGAPAQEEVDPLLSPGLELIDEGRYDEAALFFEETAEVRLDDPDVFNYLGIARYHLGDFKGALDAFSASLDRDPSYVTVYHNIGVTYHALGLYYLAIENYERALNLIGDDETLFFRLALSYIALQDWETAREYLESAREMNPYETQYQVYLEYVSSKLPADTSE